The following proteins are co-located in the Vicugna pacos chromosome 3, VicPac4, whole genome shotgun sequence genome:
- the GUK1 gene encoding guanylate kinase isoform X1: MLRRPLAGLAAAALGRVSSDGMSGPRPVVLSGPSGAGKSTLLKRLLQEHGSIFGFSVSHTTRNPRPGEENGKDYYFVTREVMQRDIAAGDFIEHAEFSGNLYGTSKAAVRAVQAMNRICVLDVDLQGVRNIKKTDLQPIYICVQPPSLDVLEQRLRQRNTETEESLAKRLAAARADMESSKEPGLFDLIIVNDNLDKAYWALKEALSEEIKKAQAAGHP; this comes from the exons ATGCTGCGGCGCCCGCTGGCCGGGCTGGCGGCAGCCGCCCTGGGCCGGGTATCCTCGGACG GGATGTCAGGACCAAGGCCTGTTGTCCTGAGCGGACCCTCGGGGGCTGGGAAGAGCACCCTACTGAAGAGACTGCTGCAGGAGCATGGCAGCATCTTCGGCTTCAGCGTGTCTC ACACCACGAGGaacccgaggccaggagaggagaaCGGCAAAG ATTACTACTTTGTGACCAGGGAGGTGATGCAGCGGGACATTGCTGCTGGAGACTTCATCGAGCATGCTGAGTTTTCAGGGAACTTGTATGGGACCAG CAAAGCGGCCGTGCGGGCCGTGCAGGCCATGAACCGCATCTGCGTGCTGGACGTGGATCTGCAGGGCGTGCGCAACATTAAGAAGACTGATCTGCAGCCAATCTACATCTGTGTGCAGCCACCCTCACTGGATGTCCTG GAGCAGCGGCTGCGGCAGCGGAacacagagacagaggagagcCTGGCCAAGCGCCTAGCTGCCGCCCGGGCTGACATGGAGAGCA gcaaggagCCCGGCCTGTTTGACCTGATCATCGTCAACGACAATCTGGACAAGGCCtactgggccctgaaggaggcgCTCTCCgag GAAATAAAGAAGGCTCAAGCAGCTGGTCACCCCTGA
- the GUK1 gene encoding guanylate kinase isoform X3: MLRRPLAGLAAAALGRVSSDGMSGPRPVVLSGPSGAGKSTLLKRLLQEHGSIFGFSVSHTTRNPRPGEENGKDYYFVTREVMQRDIAAGDFIEHAEFSGNLYGTSKAAVRAVQAMNRICVLDVDLQGVRNIKKTDLQPIYICVQPPSLDVLEQRLRQRNTETEESLAKRLAAARADMESRNKEGSSSWSPLRRPTGYILPVGA; encoded by the exons ATGCTGCGGCGCCCGCTGGCCGGGCTGGCGGCAGCCGCCCTGGGCCGGGTATCCTCGGACG GGATGTCAGGACCAAGGCCTGTTGTCCTGAGCGGACCCTCGGGGGCTGGGAAGAGCACCCTACTGAAGAGACTGCTGCAGGAGCATGGCAGCATCTTCGGCTTCAGCGTGTCTC ACACCACGAGGaacccgaggccaggagaggagaaCGGCAAAG ATTACTACTTTGTGACCAGGGAGGTGATGCAGCGGGACATTGCTGCTGGAGACTTCATCGAGCATGCTGAGTTTTCAGGGAACTTGTATGGGACCAG CAAAGCGGCCGTGCGGGCCGTGCAGGCCATGAACCGCATCTGCGTGCTGGACGTGGATCTGCAGGGCGTGCGCAACATTAAGAAGACTGATCTGCAGCCAATCTACATCTGTGTGCAGCCACCCTCACTGGATGTCCTG GAGCAGCGGCTGCGGCAGCGGAacacagagacagaggagagcCTGGCCAAGCGCCTAGCTGCCGCCCGGGCTGACATGGAGAGCA GAAATAAAGAAGGCTCAAGCAGCTGGTCACCCCTGAGAAGGCCCACCGGCTACATCCTCCCAGTGGGGGCCTAG
- the GUK1 gene encoding guanylate kinase isoform X2, whose product MRLKYQRGMSGPRPVVLSGPSGAGKSTLLKRLLQEHGSIFGFSVSHTTRNPRPGEENGKDYYFVTREVMQRDIAAGDFIEHAEFSGNLYGTSKAAVRAVQAMNRICVLDVDLQGVRNIKKTDLQPIYICVQPPSLDVLEQRLRQRNTETEESLAKRLAAARADMESSKEPGLFDLIIVNDNLDKAYWALKEALSEEIKKAQAAGHP is encoded by the exons ATGAGACTCAAGTATCAGAGAG GGATGTCAGGACCAAGGCCTGTTGTCCTGAGCGGACCCTCGGGGGCTGGGAAGAGCACCCTACTGAAGAGACTGCTGCAGGAGCATGGCAGCATCTTCGGCTTCAGCGTGTCTC ACACCACGAGGaacccgaggccaggagaggagaaCGGCAAAG ATTACTACTTTGTGACCAGGGAGGTGATGCAGCGGGACATTGCTGCTGGAGACTTCATCGAGCATGCTGAGTTTTCAGGGAACTTGTATGGGACCAG CAAAGCGGCCGTGCGGGCCGTGCAGGCCATGAACCGCATCTGCGTGCTGGACGTGGATCTGCAGGGCGTGCGCAACATTAAGAAGACTGATCTGCAGCCAATCTACATCTGTGTGCAGCCACCCTCACTGGATGTCCTG GAGCAGCGGCTGCGGCAGCGGAacacagagacagaggagagcCTGGCCAAGCGCCTAGCTGCCGCCCGGGCTGACATGGAGAGCA gcaaggagCCCGGCCTGTTTGACCTGATCATCGTCAACGACAATCTGGACAAGGCCtactgggccctgaaggaggcgCTCTCCgag GAAATAAAGAAGGCTCAAGCAGCTGGTCACCCCTGA
- the GUK1 gene encoding guanylate kinase isoform X4, whose amino-acid sequence MSGPRPVVLSGPSGAGKSTLLKRLLQEHGSIFGFSVSHTTRNPRPGEENGKDYYFVTREVMQRDIAAGDFIEHAEFSGNLYGTSKAAVRAVQAMNRICVLDVDLQGVRNIKKTDLQPIYICVQPPSLDVLEQRLRQRNTETEESLAKRLAAARADMESSKEPGLFDLIIVNDNLDKAYWALKEALSEEIKKAQAAGHP is encoded by the exons ATGTCAGGACCAAGGCCTGTTGTCCTGAGCGGACCCTCGGGGGCTGGGAAGAGCACCCTACTGAAGAGACTGCTGCAGGAGCATGGCAGCATCTTCGGCTTCAGCGTGTCTC ACACCACGAGGaacccgaggccaggagaggagaaCGGCAAAG ATTACTACTTTGTGACCAGGGAGGTGATGCAGCGGGACATTGCTGCTGGAGACTTCATCGAGCATGCTGAGTTTTCAGGGAACTTGTATGGGACCAG CAAAGCGGCCGTGCGGGCCGTGCAGGCCATGAACCGCATCTGCGTGCTGGACGTGGATCTGCAGGGCGTGCGCAACATTAAGAAGACTGATCTGCAGCCAATCTACATCTGTGTGCAGCCACCCTCACTGGATGTCCTG GAGCAGCGGCTGCGGCAGCGGAacacagagacagaggagagcCTGGCCAAGCGCCTAGCTGCCGCCCGGGCTGACATGGAGAGCA gcaaggagCCCGGCCTGTTTGACCTGATCATCGTCAACGACAATCTGGACAAGGCCtactgggccctgaaggaggcgCTCTCCgag GAAATAAAGAAGGCTCAAGCAGCTGGTCACCCCTGA
- the GJC2 gene encoding gap junction gamma-2 protein: MTNMSWSFLTRLLEEIHNHSTFVGKVWLTVLVVFRIVLTAVGGESIYSDEQTKFTCNTRQPGCDNVCYDAFAPLSHVRFWVFQIVVISTPSVMYLGYAVHRLARASQDERRRASRRRPSRRVPRTPLPLPPPPHPGWPDPADLGEEEPMLGLGEEDEEPGAGEGLGEEDEAEDAGTAKGAGGDTKAAGAPGPAGQHDGRRRIQREGLMRVYVAQLVARAAFEVAFLVGQYLLYGFEVRPFFACSRQPCPHVVDCFVSRPTEKTVFLLVMYVVSCLCLLLNLCEMAHLGLGSAQDAVRGRRPLPTTPGPAPRQPPCALPAAPSGLACPPDYSLVVRAAERARAHDQDLASLALQALQDRRALGDLDGPPGPALPAAAQEPPRAGAPASGSGSATSGGTAGGQGRPGAKPRVGSEKGSASSSREGKTTVWI, encoded by the coding sequence ATGACCAACATGAGCTGGAGCTTCCTGACACGGCTGCTGGAAGAGATCCACAACCACTCCACGTTCGTGGGCAAGGTATGGCTCACGGTGCTCGTGGTCTTCCGCATCGTGCTCACGGCTGTGGGTGGCGAGTCCATCTACTCCGATGAACAGACCAAGTTCACGTGCAACACGCGGCAGCCAGGCTGCGACAACGTCTGCTACGACGCCTTCGCACCCCTGTCCCACGTGCGCTTCTGGGTTTTCCAAATAGTGGTCATCTCCACGCCCTCTGTCATGTACCTGGGCTATGCGGTGCACCGCCTGGCCCGCGCCTCTCAGGACGAGCGCCGCCGCGCCTCTCGCCGCCGCCCGAGCCGTCGGGTGCCCCGCACACCGCTGCCATTGCCCCCGCCGCCCCACCCGGGCTGGCCTGATCCCGCTGACCTGGGTGAGGAGGAGCCCATGCTGGGCCTGGGCGAAGAGGACGAGGAGCCAGGGGCGGGTGAGGGCCTGGGCGAGGAAGACGAGGCTGAGGACGCGGGTACAGCCAAGGGCGCTGGAGGGGACACAAAGGCGGCAGGGGCCCCGGGCCCAGCAGGGCAGCATGACGGGCGGCGGCGCATCCAGCGCGAGGGACTGATGCGCGTGTACGTGGCCCAGCTGGTGGCGCGGGCTGCCTTCGAGGTGGCCTTCCTGGTGGGCCAGTACCTGCTGTATGGCTTCGAGGTGCGGCCCTTCTTCGCGTGCAGCCGCCAGCCCTGCCCGCACGTGGTCGACTGCTTCGTGTCACGGCCCACCGAGAAGACGGTCTTCCTGCTGGTCATGTACGTGGTCAGCTGCCTCTGCCTGCTCCTCAATCTCTGCGAGATGGCGCACCTGGGCCTGGGCAGCGCGCAGGACGCTGTGCGCGGCCGGCgacccctgcccaccacccccggcccggccccgcgccAGCCGCCCTGCGCGCTCCCCGCCGCGCCCTCGGGCCTGGCCTGCCCGCCTGACTACAGCCTGGTGGTGCGCGCAGCCGAGCGCGCTCGCGCCCACGACCAGGACCTGGCCAGCCTGGCGCTGCAGGCGCTGCAGGACCGGCGCGCGCTCGGGGACCTCGACGGCCCACCGGGCCCCGCCCTCCCAGCTGCTGCCCAGGAACCCCCTAGGGCCGGCGCGCCCGCCTCCGGGTCCGGCAGTGCCACCTCCGGAGGCACGGCTGGGGGCCAGGGCCGGCCAGGCGCCAAACCCAGGGTGGGCTCAGAGAAGGGCAGTGCGAGCAGCAGCAGGGAGGGTAAGACCACCGTGTGGATCTGA